CTCCTGCGCCCTATATTAAGCGGCATGGCGCCGTCCAGCCCTGACATTGAAATTGAATTCTCCCGTCCCAAGCAGGCAAGTCACGGCGACTATTCCTGTAATCTCGCCATGCAGCTTGCGAAGCCGCTACGCCGCAGTCCGCGCGACGTGGCCGCATCCCTTGTCGAAGCGCTTTCGGCTTCGCCTTATCTGGAAAAAATCGAGATCGCGGGAGCGGGTTTTATCAACTTGTTTCTCACCACGTCCGTGAAACAGCAGTTTCCTCGGCACGTCCTGCGTGCCGGTGAGACTTTTGGTCATGGCAATATCGGTGCCGGGAAAAAAATCCAGGTGGAGTACGTGTCGGCCAACCCCACCGGGCCGCTGCACGTCGGGCATGGACGAGGAGCGGCATTTGGGGCCAGCCTTGCCAATGTACTCGCCGCCGCCAGTTACTCCGTCGCCCGCGAGTACTACGTTAACGATGCGGGCCGGCAGATGGATATTCTGGCGCTCTCTACATGGCTGCGTTATCTGGAACTAAACAGTCTCGCCATCCACTTTCCCGGAAACGCGTACCAGGGCGAATACGTGCGCGATATGGCGCGGTTGATTCATAAGGCGCACGCGGGTCGATATATACATGCGCCCGCTTTGCTGTATGAAGGCATCTCCTCGGAAGAGGATTCCGAGGAGATGCTCGATGCCTTGATCGCCAACGCCAAAAAATTGCTGGGACAGGACTATGCTTATATACACAATTTCGTGCTGACCGAGCAATTGGGTGATTGCAGCAACGACCTGCTTGAATTCGGCGTAGTTTTCGACACATGGTTTTCAGAGCAATCGTTGTTCGATAGCGGTGCGGTTGCAAACGTGGTTCAAGTGCTCGAACAAGGAAATTACCTGTACGAACAGGATGGCGCGAAGTGGTTCCGTTCTGCCGATTTTGGCGATGAAAAGGACCGGGTGGTTCAGCGCGAAAACGGACAGTTCACCTACTTTGCTTCCGATATTGCCTACCATCTCAACAAGTTCCAGCGGGGGTTTGAACGTGTCATCGACGTTTGGGGAGCCGATCATCACGGCTATATCGCTCGTGTAAAAGGCGCGTTGCAGGCAATGGCGTTCGACCCGAGCAAGCTGGAGATAGCTTTGGTGCAGTTCGCGGTACTTTACCGAGACGGGAAAAAGGCCCCGATGTCCACGCGCGCCGGCGAGTTTGTCACATTGCGGGAGTTGCGCCAGGAGGTGGGCAATGATGCAGCGCGTTTTTTTTATGTGTTGCGAAAAAGCGACCAGCACCTGGATTTCGATCTCGACCTGGCCAAGTCGCAAAGCAACGATAACCCTGTCTATTACGTGCAATACGCCCACGCCAGAGTTTGCAGCGTGCTGGAGCAGTGGGGCGAAGACACTGCCATGTTGGCTGGGGCGGATATGTCCCCGTTAGCGAGCGTCGTGGAGCTGTCACTGTTGCAAAAGCTGATCGATTATCCTGAAATGGTGGAAGCGGCAGCGAGGGAGCTTTCCCCACATCTGATAGCGTTCTATCTCAGAGAACTGGCAGGGGAGTTTCACAGTTACTATAATTCAACACGTTTCCTTGTTCCGGACATACCGCTTCGGCTCGCCCGGCTGGGACTGGTGGCCGCCGTACGACAGGTGTTGAGCAACGGGTTGAAACTGCTCGGTGTAAGCGCACCCGCGAAAATGTAGGATGCCCCATGATTGACTTTTTATGAGTCGCGATTACAAAACGCGCCCAAACTCTTCGGTTTTCGGCAAAGATAAGAACGCGTTGCTCCTGGGGGTGTTTATCGGTTATGCGCTAGGTCTTCTCAGCGCGATCGGGACGTGGATGTATATCAATAAGAGTCCCAGTCCATTTATTTCCCACGAAAGGCCGCGCAGCACCGAGACCATGGGCGCCGTGAATCAACCCGAGAAGAAAGTCGGGGGGGGTGAGGATGGCGGCGGCAAAGCACCGGATGGCAAGCCCCGATTTGAATTCTACAAAATACTGCCCAACAGCGAGGAACCTGTAACGGACCAGCAACTTAAGCAACCGGCTCAGCGGCCCTCTGTCCACGAAAAGTATTTCCTGCAGGCTGGCTCGTTCCAGAAGTCCGAGGATGCGGATAATTTGAAAGCGAAACTTGCAATGATAGGCGTCGAAGCAACCGTTCAAGCTGCGGACTTGGCAGGGAAAGGCATGTGGCACCGGGTGCGCGTGGGACCCTTTTCCAGCACCGACGACATGAACAAGGTGCGCGCTTCCCTTCAACAAAATGGCGTTCCAAGCAGCATTATCAAAGTAAACGACGCAGTGCAGTAGCAGGAATACCCCAATTGCAGCGGGGCAATACCAGCATATTTAACCCTCGGAGCGAGTGCGCCATCAACCACGATGCTGGTAGAATCGGGATGAGCATCAGGTGCGGTGGCCGCTGGCTTACCATCCACGCGATACCACAAAATGTCGGCCGACTTGTCCACCCCGAGAGATGGGTACGGATTTGCTAGTTGCTCCAGGCAGCACGCAGCGAAGGACGGTATCGCATTCTTGTAGTCTCGAATTTTGTGCATGTCAACCCGGGGACTTCGCTCAGGCGCATGTGGTTTTCAGGTTCAGGGTCCTGTCTATCTCAAGGAGACAAACGATGAGTTTATTGCGGATTCTAGCGGCAATTCTTTTACTGACAGGCATGAGCTTGACGACTATTTCCAGCGCTCGCGCTGAAATTGTCGAAGGAAGGGATTACACGACCCTGTCTCATCCTCAGCCGGCGGATGAAAAAAGTATCGAAGTTATCGAGTTCTTCTGGTACGGCTGCCCGCATTGCTATGAGCTCCACCCGCGGATCAAGGCCTGGCTTAAGCGGATGCCTGGCGATGTAAGCTTCCGTTATGTTCCCGCTGTCTTTCGCGCAAACTGGATCCCGGGCGCAAAAACCTTTTACGCGCTCGAAGCGCTTGGGGTGAGTGATAAATTGCACGACAAAGTCTACGATGCCATTCATCGGGACAAGATCGATCTGACCAAGGACGAGATACTGTTCGACTGGATAGCCAAACAAGGGGTCGACCGGCAGAAATTCATCGATGCCTACAACTCGTTCGCGGTTCAGAACCAGGTTACACGCGTCACGCGCATGTCCAAGGATTACGCACTGACGGGGGTTCCGGCCGTGGTGGTGGATGGAAAGTACCTTACCAGCGGAAGGATGGGCAGCACGCCGGAAGACACGATCCGGACAATGGAAGAATTGATCGAAAAAGTGCGCAAGGAAAGGAAGAAATAGAAGACGTACGGGTATTGGATCGATTGGCCATTTTTGCCAATCGGCCAGCAATACCTTCCATAGAGAATCTGTTGGTTAATTCGGCAAGTGCCATTGAAGGTCATCATTAGCGGCGCGTCAAGCGGGCTGGGCAGGGCGCTCACACAACATTACACCGAAGCGGGCGCCACGCTTGGCCT
The window above is part of the Nitrosospira sp. Is2 genome. Proteins encoded here:
- the argS gene encoding arginine--tRNA ligase, which encodes MNSSLQPNFKYHFAELLRPILSGMAPSSPDIEIEFSRPKQASHGDYSCNLAMQLAKPLRRSPRDVAASLVEALSASPYLEKIEIAGAGFINLFLTTSVKQQFPRHVLRAGETFGHGNIGAGKKIQVEYVSANPTGPLHVGHGRGAAFGASLANVLAAASYSVAREYYVNDAGRQMDILALSTWLRYLELNSLAIHFPGNAYQGEYVRDMARLIHKAHAGRYIHAPALLYEGISSEEDSEEMLDALIANAKKLLGQDYAYIHNFVLTEQLGDCSNDLLEFGVVFDTWFSEQSLFDSGAVANVVQVLEQGNYLYEQDGAKWFRSADFGDEKDRVVQRENGQFTYFASDIAYHLNKFQRGFERVIDVWGADHHGYIARVKGALQAMAFDPSKLEIALVQFAVLYRDGKKAPMSTRAGEFVTLRELRQEVGNDAARFFYVLRKSDQHLDFDLDLAKSQSNDNPVYYVQYAHARVCSVLEQWGEDTAMLAGADMSPLASVVELSLLQKLIDYPEMVEAAARELSPHLIAFYLRELAGEFHSYYNSTRFLVPDIPLRLARLGLVAAVRQVLSNGLKLLGVSAPAKM
- a CDS encoding thiol:disulfide interchange protein DsbA/DsbL, with product MSLLRILAAILLLTGMSLTTISSARAEIVEGRDYTTLSHPQPADEKSIEVIEFFWYGCPHCYELHPRIKAWLKRMPGDVSFRYVPAVFRANWIPGAKTFYALEALGVSDKLHDKVYDAIHRDKIDLTKDEILFDWIAKQGVDRQKFIDAYNSFAVQNQVTRVTRMSKDYALTGVPAVVVDGKYLTSGRMGSTPEDTIRTMEELIEKVRKERKK
- a CDS encoding SPOR domain-containing protein, with translation MSRDYKTRPNSSVFGKDKNALLLGVFIGYALGLLSAIGTWMYINKSPSPFISHERPRSTETMGAVNQPEKKVGGGEDGGGKAPDGKPRFEFYKILPNSEEPVTDQQLKQPAQRPSVHEKYFLQAGSFQKSEDADNLKAKLAMIGVEATVQAADLAGKGMWHRVRVGPFSSTDDMNKVRASLQQNGVPSSIIKVNDAVQ